Proteins encoded in a region of the Quercus lobata isolate SW786 chromosome 8, ValleyOak3.0 Primary Assembly, whole genome shotgun sequence genome:
- the LOC115957398 gene encoding peregrin, which produces MDSNFHGLPPLKRFRLIQQQQQQRDTAVSPSRLPAKKRKESRISPSFPEPTHSATTYCLPAKKRVWALLPDFIADVSLQAKKGVGSHQPDFIADEAVTISLPFDLNSTASEEGIPLVDGTNESLTNASQDENEDTADDDDDGTVCAICQSTDGDPTDPIVFCDGCDLMVHATCYGNPLVKGIPEGDWYCSQCLVSTSESNKGRSPSFSCCLCPTKGGALKPTVDGRWAHLVCALLVPEVFFADAEGREGIDCSKVPKKRWEEKCYVCKSRSGCAVECSEPKCHLAFHVTCGLKEDLCIEYREVRKQGAIVAGFCKDHTELWKRQQQTGKFKIVAREEHMK; this is translated from the exons ATGGATTCCAATTTCCACGGCCTACCTCCTCTCAAAAGATTCAGACtcattcaacaacaacaacagcaaagAGACACTGCGGTGTCCCCCTCACGCCTTCCGGCCAAGAAGCGAAAGGAATCCCGTATTTCACCTTCTTTCCCTGAACCCACACATTCTGCAACCACCTACTGCTTGCCTGCTAAGAAAAGGGTATGGGCCCTTCTACCCGATTTCATTGCTGATGTCTCTCTGCAGGCCAAGAAAGGTGTAGGATCCCATCAACCTGATTTCATTGCGGATGAGGCTGTCACCATTTCTCTGCCTTTCGACCTCAATTCTACGGCTTCTGAAGAAGGAATTCCACTTGTAGATGGTACCAATGAGTCTCTTACGAATGCTAGTCAAGATGAAAATGAAGATActgctgatgatgatgatgatgggacTGTATGTGCTATTTGCCAAAGCACCGATGGGGACCCAACAGACCCAATTGTGTTCTGTGATGGCTGTGATCTAATGGTACACGCCACTTGCTATGGTAATCCCCTTGTGAAGGGTATTCCAGAAGGTGATTGGTACTGTTCCCAATGCCTAGTTTCCACTTCTGAATCCAATAAAGGCAGAAGCCCCTCTTTTTCTTGCTGCCTATGTCCAACCAAGGGAGGTGCATTGAAGCCCACTGTAGATGGCCGGTGGGCTCACCTTGTGTGTGCCCTGCTTGTTCCAGAGGTGTTCTTTGCAGATGCGGAAGGCCGGGAGGGGATCGATTGCTCTAAGGTTCCAAAGAAGAGGTGGGAAGAGAAGTGTTATGTTTGCAAGAGTAGAAGTGGGTGTGCTGTGGAGTGCTCTGAACCCAAGTGCCATTTGGCCTTTCATGTCACTTGCGGTTTGAAGGAGGATCTTTGTATTGAGTACAGAGAAGTGAGGAAGCAGGGTGCTATTGTTGCTGGCTTCTGCAAAGACCACACTGAATTATGGAAAAGG CAACAACAAACTGGAAAGTTCAAGATTGTGGCTAGAGAGGAGCACATGAAGTAG
- the LOC115956653 gene encoding uncharacterized protein LOC115956653 has protein sequence MDLIKYIFEKLAFIGKISHWQMLISKFDIVFVVQKAIKGQAIADYLANHPLNDPEFSKSLFLDKDVLAIKPEPSNVEPWCWKLYFDEVVNSTGNGVGVVLVSPKGQQIPVSVKLNFDCTNNIIEYKVCIVGLQVALEFNAYGLSIFGDSLLIVSK, from the coding sequence ATGGACCTTATTAAGTACATCTTTGAAAAGCTTGCCTTCATAGGGAAGATCTCCCATTGGCAGATGTTGATCTCCAAGTTTGATATTGTGTTTGTGGTGCAAAAGGCCATCAAGGGCCAAGCCATAGCCGATTACCTAGCGAACCATCCATTGAACGATCCAGAATTTTCAAAATCCCTCTTCTTAGATAAGGATGTTTTGGCAATAAAGCCAGAACCAAGCAATGTAGAACCATGGTGTTGGAAGCTTTATTTCGATGAAGTTGTCAATAGCACTGGAAATGGAGTGGGAGTAGTTCTAGTATCCCCGAAGGGACAACAAATCCCTGTTTCAGTCAAGCTGAATTTTGATTGCACCAACAACATCATCGAGTACAAGGTGTGCATAGTAGGCCTGCAAGTTGCCTTAGAGTTCAACGCATACGGTCTAAGCATCTTTGGAGATTCCCTATTGATCGTGTCCAAATAG